A region from the Agrococcus sp. SL85 genome encodes:
- a CDS encoding GNAT family N-acetyltransferase, giving the protein MTAPTLRALRRSDAAAMVGVLADPALYEATGGEPPTLAALTAQYDMQERGISPAGDERWINELVLVSGEPVGYVQATVPIAGGAAEIAWVIGVPWQRRGLATRAGALLLERLRAEGVERVRAHILPGHVPSERVAARLGLVLTGEVVDGEQRWETQLGA; this is encoded by the coding sequence GTGACCGCGCCGACCCTCCGCGCGCTGCGCCGCAGCGATGCGGCCGCGATGGTCGGGGTGCTCGCCGACCCCGCGCTCTACGAGGCGACGGGCGGCGAGCCCCCGACGCTCGCCGCGCTGACGGCGCAGTACGACATGCAGGAGCGCGGCATCTCGCCCGCGGGCGACGAGCGCTGGATCAACGAGCTCGTGCTGGTGTCGGGCGAGCCCGTGGGCTACGTGCAGGCGACCGTGCCGATCGCGGGCGGTGCGGCGGAGATCGCCTGGGTGATCGGCGTCCCCTGGCAGCGCCGAGGCCTCGCGACGCGCGCCGGGGCCCTGCTGCTCGAGCGGCTCCGCGCCGAGGGCGTCGAGCGCGTGCGCGCGCACATCCTGCCCGGGCACGTGCCGTCGGAGCGGGTCGCGGCGCGCCTCGGCCTCGTGCTCACCGGAGAGGTCGTCGACGGCGAGCAGCGCTGGGAGACGCAGCTCGGCGCCTGA